The Gemmatimonadaceae bacterium DNA segment CGCGAGACGCCCTACGAGGCCGATCCGGACAAGACCCTCAAGCACCGGCACTTCAAGACGGCGCAGGTCGCGCGTGGGGGTTCGCCGACGCTGGACCGCGTACCGCTGCTGTTTAACAATGACATCGCGATGCTGTACGTGGCGCCGGACCGCGAGGACGAGCACTTCTATAGAAATGCCCAGGGCGACGAGGTGGTGTACGTGGCCGAGGGCGAGGGCACGCTGGAGACGCAGTACGGCGACCTGCCGATCGTCCCCGGGGACTACCTCGTCATCCACCGGCACATCCTGCACCGCTATCGCTTCACCAAGCCGGCCAAGCTGTTGGTGATGGAGTCGCGCGGCCACGTGCGCCCGCCCAAGCGCTACCTCAACAACGTCGGCCAGTTGGTGGAGGGCGCGCCGTACTCCGAGCGCGACGTCCGCGTGCCGCGCGAGCTCCGGACACACGACGAGAAGGGCGACTTCCCGATCGTCATCAAGCAGTACGACGGCCTCAACGAGATCGTGCTCGACCACCATCCGCTCGACGTCGTCGGCTGGGACGGGCAGTTCTATCCATGGGCCTTCAACATCCACGACTTCGAACCGATCGTGGGCCGGGTGCACCAACCGCCGCCGGTGCATCAGACCTTCCAAGGTGACGGGTTCGTCATCTGCTCGTTCTGCCCGCGGCCCTACGACTTCCACCCGCAGGCGATTCCCGCGCCGTACAACCACTCGAACGTCGACTCGGACGAAGTGTTGTTCTACGCGTCGAGCGAGTTTATGAGCCGCAAGGGCATCGAGTACGGCAGCATCACGCACCATCCCGACGGCATCCCGCACGGCCCGCATCCGGGACGCTACGAGGCGAGCATCGGACAGACGCACACCAACGAGCTCGCGGTGATGATGGACTCGTTCCGCCCGCTCAAGGTGGCGAAGGCGGTCCTGCCGTATGAGGACAAGAACTATATGTTCAGCTGGATCGAGGGCGGGCAGGGGTTTTCGCCGCCGACGAGTTAAGAGCGCGGACGGATGACGGATGACGGATGCTCACCGCACCGCGTCCGTCATCCGTCATCCGTCCACCAACTGCGCGCATGGAAATCACGCTTGCATCCCTGAGCCCCCGGGATCGCCACGCCCTCCTCACCCCCCTCATCGCGCCGAGGCCGATCGCCTTCGTGAGCACGGTGAGCGCGGGCGGGGTCGGCAACCTCGCGCCCTTCTCGTTCTTCGCGATGGGCGGGCAGAACCCGCAGGGCGTGGCCTTTTGCCCGACGGCGGATCGCAACGGGGAGCCCAAGGACACGCTGCGCAACGTCCGCGAGACAGGGGAGTTCACGATCAACGTCGTCTCGCGGGCGATGGCCGAGCGCGTGAACCAGGCCTCGGCGCCGTACCCGTTCGAGGTGGATGAGTTCGACGTGACAGGGTACACGCGCGTCGCGAGCACGCTGGTGAAGCCGCCGTACGTTGCCGAGGCGCCGGCGGCGCTGGAGTGCCGCGTGTTCCAGCTCGTGCCGCAGGGCAGCGGGCCGATGCACGGCACCTGGGTGATCGGCGAGGTGCTTGTCGCGCACATCCGCGACGAGATGCTGGGCGCCGATGGCCTGCCCGATACCGCCAAGATCCAGCCGGCGGCGCGGCTCGGCCGCAACGAGTGGGCCTCCGTCACGGCCGACGTGATGTTCACGCAGGACCGACCGACCACCTGAGGAGGCACGATGCAGGTCTCGACTGTCCGTCGCGGATTCACGCTGATCGAACTCTTGATCGTCGTGGTGATCATCGGCGTGCTGGCCGCCATCGCCATCCCTAAGTTCGCGGCGTCCAAGAACCGTGCGCATCTGGCGGCGTTGCGCTCTGACCTGCGCAACCTGACCGGCGCGCAGATGATGTACCGCAGTGAGCAGTCGCCGCCGACCTACGCCGCGGACCTCGCGGAACTCGGCGCGCGCTTCCAGGCTTCGTCCGGCGTCACCGTCACGATTGTGGCCGGCGATGCCAGCGGCTTCCGCGCCACCGCGACGCACGCGTCACTCGGCGGCCGCAAGTGTGCGATCTTCCGAGGCGCCACGCCCGAACCACCGGCCACGGTGGAAGGCGAAGTGGCCTGCGAGTGAGTTATTCGACCTTCTGAGGAGCCCCCGATGTCCCGAGTCCGCTCGATTGCGACCGCCGCGGCGGTCCTGCTCGTCTCCGCTACCGTCGCCGTGGCGGCCGTTGCCCACGATCTCACCGGCCGTTGGCAGTTGGCGGTCGTCACTGACAATGGCACGGGCTACCCCATCCTTGAGCTCAAGCAGGACGGGGAGCGCGTCACCGGCAGCTACACGTCAAACGCGATGGGCAGCCGCACGATTTCCGGCACCGTCCGCGGCGATACCGTATCCTTCGCGCTCTCGGCCAGCGGCGCGGGTGAGGGGATGGTCCTGACGTACACGGCGCGCATCGTCACGCCCGACAGCCTCAATGGCTTCGTGGACTTCGCGGGGCAGGGCGGCGCGTCGTTTACCGGGCGGCGCCAGCGCTAGGCGACTCCCGCCGTCCGTTCCGTGAATTCCTGATTGACCCGTCCGCACGAACCCAGCTTCTTTCAGGGATGCTCCGACCGCAGACCTTCGATCGCCTCCGTCACGCCGTGCTCCTCAGCGTGCTGGCGGCCGGCGCGGCGACGGCGGCTGAATCGCAGTCACTGCGGCCGGATTCGATTCCGCGGTTTCGCTACGAGTTGGAGCTGGCGCAGCAGTCCGGCGACTCCACCGCGATCGCCGATGCGCATTTCACGCTTGGGCTCGCCCACTGGCAGGACGATCGCTACGACAGCGCGCTCGTGCACCTGCTCCGCGTGCGCGCGTTGCGCACCGCGTTGCGCGACAGCGCGGGACTTGGCAGCGTCCTGAACAGCCTCGGGGCCACGCACTACCAAGCGGGAAACTACGAGCCGGCCCTTGAAGCCTACCTCGGCTCGCTCGCCCTGCGGCGCGCCATCGGAGACCTGCGCGGGATGGCGTTCAACTACGCCAACATCGGCAAGGCCTATCAGGATTGGGGCGACTATGATCGCGCGTCGGTGGCGCTCGACTCGGCCATCGCCATTGCCGAGCGTTCAGGCAACGGTCCGACGCTCGGCTACGCGCTGAACACGATGGCCGCGGTGCACGTAGATCTGCGGCGCCACGCCTCGGCGCGCGACTTCGCCGAGCGGTCGTTGGCCGCGTACTACTCCGGCACGCCGCGCATCGGTGCGGTGGACTCCTCAAGTGCGTGGTCCATCAACAACCTGCTGCTGGGGCGCATCGACGTCGCCGAGGGTCGGCTTGAGGACGCCGAGCGTCGCTTTCGGCGCATCTACGACACGGCGATCCGCGGGCAGACGCGCCGGGGGCAGGCAGAGGCCCAGATTGGCCTCGGGAGCACCTACGAGGCCGGGCGGCAGTGGGGACGAGCTGACGCGGCATACGCCGACGCCCTCACCGCGTCGCGCGCCATCGCCAACCGTGCGCTGTCACTGCGCGCGCTCGAGGGGCTCGCCCGCGTCGCCGAGGCGCGCGGCGATGCCCCTGCGGCACTCCGGCACCTGCGGACGCACGCGGCGTTGCGGGACTCGGTCTTCAGCCTGCGGACCTCGCAGCGCGTCTCGGCGATGGAACTCGAGGCCGAGGCGGCGCGACAACTGGCGGCGACGGCCGAGCTTCGCGCGGCGCAGCGGCAGGCCGGTGAAGACCTCCGGCGGCAGCGCATCCTCACCAGTCTCGCGATCACGCTGTTGGCGCTGACGCTGGTGATGCTGGGTTCGCTGCTGCGGACCAACCGGCGACTGGAGGTCGCACGCGCCGAGGTCCGCGCGCTCTCGGGCTTCATCCCGATCTGCGCGCACTGCAAGAACGTCCGCGACGACGCCGGCTACTGGCAGTCCGTGGAGGCGTACGTGGCGTCGCGCTCCGAGGCGCAGTTTTCGCACGGCATCTGCAACAACTGCGGGCCGGCACTCTACGGTGAGGACTGGGTGCCGCATCCCGGCACCGACGCGGGTGCGGCGCCCGCAGCGCCCTCGTCCGCGGGCTGAGGCGCTAGGGCTCCACCAGCGTTACGCGGTCCGGCTTGTCGGGCACCACGCAGATGAACTCGAAGGGGCCCTCGACGACCTCGTAGCTGTGCGGCACGCCCGCCGGAATGAACAGCGTGTCGTCGGCGCCGACCTCGTGCACCGCGTCGGCGATGCGGATCCGCGCGCGACCGCGCAGCACATACTGCTGGTGCTCGACGAGGTTCGTGTGGTAAGGCATCCCGCCGCCGGCGCCGAAGGTGAAGCGGCGCAGCACGAAGCCGGTCTCGCCCTGCTGCGGGCCGACGAGCACGCGGAAGGCGGCGTCGTGGCCGGCAGGGATGGAAGTGGGGGCGACGGCGTCGGCGGGGCGGACGGTCGCGGCGGGTTGGGAGGTGGCCATAGGCGGGACAACGGGTGAGGGATGCCGTACGTTATCTGACATTGCCCGATCGCGCAGGCTCCCTTCCTTCGGAGACCCACTGTGTCCCGCTCGCTGTCCGCCGTCCGTCGCGCCCTCGGCGCCGCGCTCGCCCTCAGCCTGGCCGCTCCGTTGGCCGCCCAGATTCCCGTCGCAGAGGAGCTGAACGCGCTCCATCTCCGGAGCATCGGGCCGGCGACGATGTCGGGCCGCATCGCCGATGTCGCCGTGGTCGAGTCGAATCCGGCCATC contains these protein-coding regions:
- a CDS encoding homogentisate 1,2-dioxygenase is translated as MPFYHTLGQIPRKRHIAFPKPGGGIYNEQLVGIEGFTGPAALLYHIHPPTTVKAAKRLRETPYEADPDKTLKHRHFKTAQVARGGSPTLDRVPLLFNNDIAMLYVAPDREDEHFYRNAQGDEVVYVAEGEGTLETQYGDLPIVPGDYLVIHRHILHRYRFTKPAKLLVMESRGHVRPPKRYLNNVGQLVEGAPYSERDVRVPRELRTHDEKGDFPIVIKQYDGLNEIVLDHHPLDVVGWDGQFYPWAFNIHDFEPIVGRVHQPPPVHQTFQGDGFVICSFCPRPYDFHPQAIPAPYNHSNVDSDEVLFYASSEFMSRKGIEYGSITHHPDGIPHGPHPGRYEASIGQTHTNELAVMMDSFRPLKVAKAVLPYEDKNYMFSWIEGGQGFSPPTS
- a CDS encoding flavin reductase family protein, yielding MEITLASLSPRDRHALLTPLIAPRPIAFVSTVSAGGVGNLAPFSFFAMGGQNPQGVAFCPTADRNGEPKDTLRNVRETGEFTINVVSRAMAERVNQASAPYPFEVDEFDVTGYTRVASTLVKPPYVAEAPAALECRVFQLVPQGSGPMHGTWVIGEVLVAHIRDEMLGADGLPDTAKIQPAARLGRNEWASVTADVMFTQDRPTT
- a CDS encoding prepilin-type N-terminal cleavage/methylation domain-containing protein → MQVSTVRRGFTLIELLIVVVIIGVLAAIAIPKFAASKNRAHLAALRSDLRNLTGAQMMYRSEQSPPTYAADLAELGARFQASSGVTVTIVAGDASGFRATATHASLGGRKCAIFRGATPEPPATVEGEVACE
- a CDS encoding tetratricopeptide repeat protein, producing MLRPQTFDRLRHAVLLSVLAAGAATAAESQSLRPDSIPRFRYELELAQQSGDSTAIADAHFTLGLAHWQDDRYDSALVHLLRVRALRTALRDSAGLGSVLNSLGATHYQAGNYEPALEAYLGSLALRRAIGDLRGMAFNYANIGKAYQDWGDYDRASVALDSAIAIAERSGNGPTLGYALNTMAAVHVDLRRHASARDFAERSLAAYYSGTPRIGAVDSSSAWSINNLLLGRIDVAEGRLEDAERRFRRIYDTAIRGQTRRGQAEAQIGLGSTYEAGRQWGRADAAYADALTASRAIANRALSLRALEGLARVAEARGDAPAALRHLRTHAALRDSVFSLRTSQRVSAMELEAEAARQLAATAELRAAQRQAGEDLRRQRILTSLAITLLALTLVMLGSLLRTNRRLEVARAEVRALSGFIPICAHCKNVRDDAGYWQSVEAYVASRSEAQFSHGICNNCGPALYGEDWVPHPGTDAGAAPAAPSSAG
- a CDS encoding cupin domain-containing protein; its protein translation is MATSQPAATVRPADAVAPTSIPAGHDAAFRVLVGPQQGETGFVLRRFTFGAGGGMPYHTNLVEHQQYVLRGRARIRIADAVHEVGADDTLFIPAGVPHSYEVVEGPFEFICVVPDKPDRVTLVEP